The Streptomyces sp. ALI-76-A nucleotide sequence CGCCAGCGCCGTCCCCGTACGTCCCCGGCCGCCGCCGCAGGCCAGTTCCACGCGTTCGACGGCGGCCCGCTGCCAGGCCTCGGTCAGGATCAGGCGGGCGGCCGCCCGGTCCGCGGGCAGCCGGAAGTCGGGCCAGCGGATCCAGCGGGACTCCCAGGAGACCTGGGGCGGCTCCTTGCCGAGGAGGTGGACGCCGTACGACGGGACGGGCGCGCCCGGCGGGAGCGGGCGACGCAGGCCCCGCCCGCGCACCAGGCGTCCCGACGGCAGCCGCAGCACCCCGGCGGCACCCTCGTCCCACAGCTCCCCGCCCGCTGCGCTCTCTTCGCTCTCTTCGCTCTCTGCGCTCCTCACCGGACCATTCGAACCCGGTGCCGGATCCCGGGCAACCGAATCCGCCACCTCGGTGGTCTGGGAAGCGAGGGAGGGTGCTTGATGCAGGCCGAACTAGATGACCGGTTCCAGGAGTTCGTCAGAGCGCGGTGGTCCCGTCTCGTGCGGACCGCCTATCTGCTGACCGGTGACGCGCACCACGCCGAGGACCTGACGCAGACGGCGCTGGCGAAGGCGTACCGCTCCTGGCGGCGGGTGTCACGCAGCGACAATCCGGAGGCGTACGTCCGGCGGATGCTGGTCACCTGCAACAGCGA carries:
- a CDS encoding protein phosphatase; translated protein: MRSAESEESEESAAGGELWDEGAAGVLRLPSGRLVRGRGLRRPLPPGAPVPSYGVHLLGKEPPQVSWESRWIRWPDFRLPADRAAARLILTEAWQRAAVERVELACGGGRGRTGTALACLAVLDGVPPEEAVAYVRERYDRRAVETPWQARYVRRFGAS